The Deinococcus koreensis genome window below encodes:
- a CDS encoding tetratricopeptide repeat protein — MSPTVHPGPALGPLARQLRVRGAVACLVPEGYGAPELSGRLHALVPEAQLLLDPPPAELRRAVSAGALLLISLSPDRAAELPAGAVVLTAADLRLRPGRGAAQRAAVQATLGWPEGVALILAAGPDAAVRRIQALLGGELAGVADALLPLVHQESWTAAQGLTHSPGLPATWWTLVRRHLPLIPDGDAVQVPWIVSAALAQRSALVDARSFQSNTVRAADEAIQSGDLRRAERVLRLAGQHEGASDVLAGHCLNLSAAGRRDEVVQLVDAVPAHQRSLRLSLSRLGALAWSKDHARQERAERELYALYEQGTRHPLLTYLLAYAESRAGRYDRSRALCEEGLRITPTGREGLLVLRHYEFVLNRARDFTAQQAACEQLLTLATWEGSLEFTAHAHTGLGTCLEDQGHPDEAMLQYNRALGYLQRLELHLPTIELHNNYAQMLADRGRHAEALHQLTLAGARLVHLDEQAQRRWQAWLTGSRAIILHQGGQHGEALATLQDAVQRFDEVRLVDQATVYRLLLAERLALDGQHGAARSESLRAEGDSQGQGNDDAQLAFTAGVLAYARGDFDPADAAFAAASGSGLPGWDVVRSAAYRAAIALRIRGQLDIQALEDTLSAFGVDAPLITDARQLDPLLSALRSTPLAERIERLLDQSVWQGNVALQVDVAGSLSVRHVGDAVRFPLSRSAELLVYLSLMGPSSRHGLIADLWDGDPSVRAADLLKKAVRGLRDTLRPLMPPGEDPVPYRGARYALNPLLRVRIHGATRSAFPRAVAEFAAVQHVADEFLSGVFSSWVLESRPTVHAALRRSLSAGDAGSVAARLSQVIDSF; from the coding sequence ATGTCCCCCACAGTCCACCCCGGCCCGGCCCTGGGCCCACTCGCCCGTCAGCTGCGCGTCCGGGGGGCCGTGGCATGTCTGGTGCCTGAAGGGTATGGCGCGCCGGAGCTGTCGGGCAGGTTGCACGCCCTCGTGCCGGAGGCACAGCTCCTGCTGGATCCTCCACCGGCTGAGCTGAGGCGGGCGGTCAGCGCGGGCGCCCTGCTGTTGATCAGCCTGTCGCCTGACCGCGCAGCAGAACTGCCCGCCGGCGCGGTGGTGCTGACGGCGGCGGATCTCCGGCTCAGGCCAGGACGTGGCGCGGCGCAGCGGGCCGCCGTCCAGGCGACGCTTGGCTGGCCGGAGGGAGTCGCCCTCATCCTGGCGGCCGGCCCCGACGCGGCCGTTCGCCGGATTCAGGCCCTGCTGGGCGGCGAGCTGGCCGGTGTCGCGGACGCCCTGCTGCCGCTGGTACATCAGGAGAGCTGGACGGCGGCGCAGGGCCTGACCCACTCCCCGGGTCTGCCGGCCACCTGGTGGACGCTGGTGCGCCGTCACTTGCCACTGATCCCGGACGGTGACGCCGTCCAGGTGCCGTGGATCGTCTCGGCGGCGCTGGCCCAGAGGTCTGCCCTGGTCGATGCCCGGTCGTTTCAAAGCAACACCGTCAGGGCGGCGGACGAGGCGATCCAGTCAGGCGATCTGCGCCGTGCGGAGCGCGTGCTGCGGCTCGCCGGGCAGCATGAGGGCGCCTCCGACGTGCTCGCAGGCCACTGCCTCAATCTCAGCGCCGCCGGACGCCGGGACGAGGTGGTTCAGCTGGTGGACGCCGTGCCCGCGCACCAGCGGTCACTCCGGCTGAGCCTGTCCCGGCTGGGCGCGCTTGCCTGGTCGAAGGATCACGCCCGGCAGGAGCGGGCAGAACGAGAACTCTACGCCCTCTATGAACAGGGCACCCGTCACCCGCTGCTGACCTATCTGCTGGCCTACGCCGAATCGCGCGCCGGACGGTATGACCGCTCGCGCGCCCTGTGCGAGGAAGGGCTGAGGATCACGCCCACCGGCCGGGAGGGCCTGCTGGTGCTCAGGCACTACGAGTTCGTGCTGAACCGTGCCAGGGACTTCACCGCCCAGCAGGCCGCGTGCGAACAGCTGCTGACGCTGGCGACCTGGGAGGGCAGCCTCGAATTCACGGCCCACGCCCACACGGGCCTGGGCACCTGTCTGGAGGATCAGGGGCACCCCGACGAAGCCATGCTGCAATACAACAGGGCCCTGGGCTACCTCCAGCGCCTGGAACTCCACCTGCCCACCATCGAGCTGCACAACAACTATGCTCAGATGCTCGCCGACCGTGGCCGCCACGCCGAGGCGCTGCACCAACTGACCCTGGCGGGCGCCCGGCTCGTCCATCTGGATGAGCAGGCCCAGCGCCGCTGGCAGGCCTGGCTGACCGGGAGCCGGGCAATCATCCTGCACCAGGGTGGCCAGCACGGTGAAGCTCTGGCCACCCTGCAGGACGCCGTCCAGCGCTTCGATGAAGTGCGGCTTGTGGATCAGGCCACGGTCTACCGGCTGCTGCTCGCAGAGCGCCTGGCCCTGGATGGTCAGCACGGCGCTGCCCGGTCGGAATCTCTGCGGGCCGAAGGCGATTCCCAGGGACAGGGCAATGATGACGCGCAGCTGGCGTTCACGGCCGGCGTGCTTGCCTACGCACGGGGGGATTTCGATCCGGCTGACGCTGCCTTCGCCGCCGCGTCGGGTTCGGGGCTGCCCGGCTGGGATGTGGTGCGGTCGGCCGCCTACCGCGCGGCCATCGCGCTGCGGATCAGGGGGCAGCTGGACATTCAGGCGCTCGAGGACACGCTGAGCGCCTTCGGTGTTGACGCACCCCTCATCACAGACGCCCGGCAGTTGGATCCCCTGCTCTCTGCCCTCAGGAGCACGCCCCTCGCGGAGCGGATCGAGAGGCTGCTGGATCAGAGTGTCTGGCAGGGCAACGTGGCCCTCCAGGTGGACGTCGCCGGCTCCCTCAGCGTGCGCCATGTCGGTGACGCAGTGCGTTTCCCTCTGAGCCGATCCGCCGAACTGCTGGTCTACCTGTCATTGATGGGGCCATCGTCCCGTCATGGTCTGATCGCTGACCTCTGGGACGGTGACCCATCGGTGCGTGCCGCCGACCTGCTCAAGAAGGCCGTGCGTGGTCTGCGCGACACCCTCAGGCCCCTGATGCCCCCAGGCGAGGATCCAGTACCCTACAGAGGCGCGCGCTATGCGCTGAACCCCCTGCTCCGCGTGAGGATTCACGGCGCAACCCGCAGTGCGTTCCCCCGTGCCGTGGCCGAATTTGCAGCGGTGCAGCATGTGGCCGACGAGTTCCTTTCGGGCGTCTTCAGCAGCTGGGTTCTCGAGTCCCGGCCGACGGTGCATGCAGCACTGAGACGGTCGTTGTCCGCTGGCGACGCAGGATCGGTCGCAGCCCGCCTCTCGCAGGTGATCGACAGCTTCTGA
- a CDS encoding Ig-like domain-containing protein, with the protein MTRRRIPFLTGLTALLLSACAGTPPPLDSADTAGPTVELTAVTTAATTGAVLVLNARASDPSGVREVVFSLDGVEVARDAEAPFTADVPVASITVGPHLASAVAQDRLGNTTAVTAEVLVRDPAVTSTFSLVGTVDRWTGGAATLQIQSFALLAWTKEIVPSYRVLLRPFSTAGIDAGGQFSGALLAVPAGDLQPVMGTFTSSGGETCGSQLLVSDPDARATSLVVSAPGRGIVQPLSPDGSTKGILVFVDRDVTVSGTCDRLDVDWQLKAGFNSTTFRASTNATTGATFYRFRSEPLPSSIWTDRGGF; encoded by the coding sequence ATGACACGACGCCGAATTCCCTTCCTGACCGGGCTGACCGCCCTGCTGCTGTCGGCCTGCGCCGGCACACCGCCGCCGCTGGACAGCGCGGACACGGCTGGCCCCACGGTGGAGCTGACGGCAGTCACTACAGCAGCCACCACAGGAGCTGTTCTGGTGCTCAATGCCCGGGCCAGCGATCCCAGCGGCGTGCGGGAGGTCGTCTTCTCCCTCGACGGGGTCGAGGTCGCCCGCGATGCCGAGGCGCCATTTACCGCCGACGTCCCCGTTGCGTCCATCACCGTCGGCCCCCACCTGGCCAGTGCCGTGGCCCAGGATCGCCTGGGCAACACGACGGCCGTCACTGCCGAGGTGCTGGTGAGGGATCCCGCCGTGACCTCGACGTTTTCACTGGTCGGCACGGTCGACCGCTGGACGGGCGGCGCGGCGACGCTCCAGATCCAGAGCTTCGCCCTCCTTGCCTGGACGAAGGAAATTGTGCCCAGTTACAGGGTGCTGCTCAGGCCCTTCAGCACCGCCGGGATTGACGCCGGCGGCCAGTTTTCCGGGGCCCTCCTCGCCGTGCCGGCTGGCGACCTTCAACCGGTGATGGGCACCTTCACCAGTTCCGGCGGCGAGACCTGTGGCAGCCAGCTCCTCGTGAGCGACCCGGACGCCCGCGCCACAAGTCTGGTGGTCTCGGCGCCGGGCCGGGGCATCGTGCAGCCTCTGTCCCCGGACGGATCGACGAAGGGCATCCTGGTCTTTGTCGACCGCGACGTCACTGTCAGCGGAACCTGCGACCGTCTGGACGTTGACTGGCAGCTGAAGGCTGGGTTCAACAGCACGACCTTCCGGGCCTCGACGAACGCCACCACCGGGGCCACCTTCTACAGATTCAGATCCGAGCCCCTGCCGTCGTCCATCTGGACGGATCGCGGGGGGTTCTGA
- a CDS encoding tyrosine-type recombinase/integrase, which translates to MAIELPPFPDGQRHRIQKTFKTRADAVEYTRTVDYAGAARQPQRAASMTVAQVLGSWAELQRGGSYSTRLNRSWLIEILTLYIGHIPVTGLTTRDIEVMMATMLTDGRAQSTVAKALRHLRVVLRKAVTHGYITRNPAEDVRPPTVSTRLPDEVWTFDELQQLLTAAKLSRIYPMVLLALNTGARIGELLGARMSDYSATSGLLEIRGTAKREGGRGRGKTAAADRDLMLPPLLQDVLEAHLLEVARRRARAGSGWNQKRAVDPEVVRRQRKAARRAAARPLTASWIPPRPQDVPAYDALFPTSTGTPWSAGNVRKCWRAVLSAAGLEHRRFHSTRGTFITHALELANFSLADIQAAVGHTSPAMTLRYAQRRAGRQPQLIAAVSNLQGLYHRASGAHIAPDGSTQGLADARQDSDQHSTPADAH; encoded by the coding sequence GTGGCCATTGAACTGCCACCCTTCCCTGATGGCCAGCGCCACCGGATCCAGAAGACCTTCAAAACCAGGGCAGACGCGGTGGAGTACACGCGCACGGTGGACTACGCTGGTGCCGCCCGGCAGCCTCAGCGCGCTGCGTCAATGACCGTGGCGCAGGTACTGGGATCCTGGGCGGAACTCCAGAGGGGGGGCAGCTACAGCACCAGGCTCAACCGCAGCTGGCTGATTGAGATCCTCACCCTGTACATCGGCCACATCCCTGTGACCGGCCTGACCACCCGGGATATCGAGGTCATGATGGCGACCATGCTCACCGATGGCCGTGCCCAGAGCACCGTGGCCAAGGCGCTGCGCCACCTCAGGGTGGTGTTGAGGAAGGCCGTCACGCACGGCTACATCACCCGCAACCCAGCGGAGGACGTGCGCCCGCCCACCGTGTCGACCCGCCTGCCGGACGAGGTCTGGACCTTCGATGAGCTGCAGCAGCTGCTGACGGCGGCGAAACTCAGCCGCATCTATCCGATGGTTCTGCTGGCCCTCAACACCGGTGCCCGCATAGGCGAACTCCTCGGGGCCCGGATGAGCGACTACAGCGCCACAAGCGGCCTCCTGGAAATCCGCGGGACAGCGAAACGCGAGGGGGGACGGGGCAGGGGCAAAACCGCCGCCGCTGACCGCGACCTCATGCTGCCCCCACTCCTCCAGGACGTTCTGGAGGCCCACCTGTTGGAGGTGGCCCGGAGACGCGCCCGGGCGGGATCGGGCTGGAACCAGAAGCGGGCCGTCGATCCCGAGGTGGTGAGGCGCCAGCGGAAGGCGGCGCGTCGGGCGGCGGCTCGCCCCCTGACGGCATCCTGGATTCCGCCCCGACCTCAGGACGTGCCAGCCTATGACGCCCTGTTTCCAACCAGCACTGGAACCCCCTGGAGCGCCGGCAATGTCCGGAAGTGTTGGAGGGCCGTCCTGAGCGCCGCCGGCCTGGAACACCGCCGTTTTCACTCCACCCGGGGGACGTTCATCACGCACGCACTTGAGCTGGCCAACTTCAGCCTGGCGGACATCCAGGCGGCTGTGGGTCACACCAGTCCCGCTATGACGCTGCGCTACGCCCAGCGCCGCGCCGGGCGGCAACCACAGCTGATTGCAGCAGTATCGAACCTTCAGGGCCTGTATCACAGGGCCTCCGGCGCACACATCGCCCCTGACGGCAGCACCCAGGGACTGGCTGATGCCAGACAGGATTCAGATCAGCACAGCACCCCGGCAGACGCTCACTGA
- a CDS encoding helix-turn-helix domain-containing protein, translated as MTQSKELRMGDATRSLEVTAAEAGRMLRDWRIGMGLTLAQVVEKTSLPSTQYLTNLESGRVHVLRSIHWPRIINALKPTVAQIQELTGLKLDDRPVDGERSVRVDLPLDARSVHAGILTNTAVGHIAVVVTDETETLPENWRALTSGIELPGDHIPPFVAVIDRQQRTVKPGRYYAVFRQPTDEPAPQALIRALGCWKVTKKVENKDEIPPTLGLQVGHTHFDLDAFSVVGRILLEGRPR; from the coding sequence ATGACACAAAGCAAGGAACTGAGAATGGGCGATGCAACCAGATCACTCGAGGTCACTGCGGCCGAGGCAGGGCGGATGCTCAGGGATTGGCGCATTGGTATGGGGCTCACCCTGGCGCAGGTTGTCGAGAAGACGTCCCTCCCGTCGACCCAATACCTCACCAACCTCGAGAGCGGCCGGGTGCATGTGCTGCGCTCCATTCACTGGCCGCGCATCATCAACGCCCTGAAACCCACCGTGGCTCAGATCCAGGAACTGACCGGCCTCAAGCTGGACGACCGTCCTGTTGACGGCGAACGTTCAGTCAGGGTCGACCTGCCCCTCGATGCGAGGAGCGTGCATGCGGGGATATTGACCAACACTGCTGTGGGACACATCGCGGTCGTGGTCACCGACGAGACCGAAACACTCCCCGAGAACTGGCGGGCGCTCACCTCGGGCATCGAGTTACCGGGTGACCACATTCCTCCGTTTGTGGCCGTAATTGACCGGCAGCAGAGAACCGTTAAACCCGGCCGGTATTACGCGGTGTTCCGGCAGCCTACGGACGAACCTGCGCCACAGGCCCTCATCCGGGCGCTGGGCTGTTGGAAGGTGACAAAGAAAGTAGAGAACAAGGATGAAATACCCCCGACCCTTGGCCTGCAGGTCGGCCACACGCACTTCGATCTGGACGCCTTCAGTGTCGTTGGACGCATCCTCCTCGAGGGGCGACCACGGTGA
- a CDS encoding helix-turn-helix domain-containing protein, whose protein sequence is MSELKTLLELPALIAELTAQLARVTVLSHDDVLTNREAAALLRIGENQLRALAKAGRIPVDPSSNGYRYSRQQLMEWFRNGAARATSDIQPQGDFPRQERRHTAASQRPIRPTRGPAQTTAVTAGFTSAVTPDDPES, encoded by the coding sequence ATGAGCGAACTGAAGACCCTCCTCGAACTCCCCGCCCTCATTGCCGAACTGACGGCGCAGCTTGCGCGCGTCACAGTTCTGAGCCACGACGACGTTCTGACCAACAGGGAAGCGGCCGCACTCCTGCGGATCGGCGAGAACCAGCTGCGTGCCCTGGCAAAGGCGGGCCGGATCCCCGTCGACCCCTCGAGCAATGGCTACCGCTATTCCCGCCAGCAGCTGATGGAGTGGTTCAGAAATGGGGCGGCCAGAGCAACGAGCGACATCCAGCCCCAGGGAGACTTCCCACGTCAGGAGCGCAGGCACACCGCCGCCAGTCAACGGCCCATCCGGCCCACCAGAGGCCCGGCCCAGACAACGGCTGTCACGGCCGGGTTCACATCTGCGGTCACTCCTGATGATCCGGAGTCGTAG
- a CDS encoding endonuclease domain-containing protein: MKERTCPRCGQVFKLTPQRRGQPFANFCSPTCIQQHKLTLGQLHASRLESGFAERLRDAGLAFVEQFALGPYVIDIAFPQVRLLVEIDGEAYHTSVRAQERDDRKDAMAVAEGWRIVRLPQGMIEQHPEE, from the coding sequence ATGAAGGAGAGAACATGTCCCCGCTGTGGTCAGGTTTTCAAACTCACCCCGCAGCGGCGCGGGCAGCCCTTCGCAAACTTCTGCTCGCCGACGTGCATCCAGCAGCACAAGTTGACGCTGGGGCAGCTGCACGCCAGCCGCCTGGAGAGCGGCTTCGCGGAGCGGCTGCGTGACGCCGGGCTGGCCTTCGTGGAGCAATTCGCGCTCGGCCCCTACGTCATCGACATTGCCTTCCCCCAGGTGCGGCTGCTGGTCGAGATCGATGGGGAGGCGTATCACACCTCGGTCAGGGCCCAGGAGCGGGACGACCGCAAGGATGCCATGGCGGTGGCCGAGGGCTGGCGGATTGTGCGCCTTCCGCAGGGCATGATCGAGCAGCATCCCGAGGAGTGA
- a CDS encoding GNAT family N-acetyltransferase encodes MTEPSLSLIAPHEVQWGAFVCADALIEARISQEVQAATRGLRALYELSADGFVIALFTVQVGALQADHTVLAGLSPQEPLAVPTLHIPVIAVHQNHQRAGLGRRLMEFLINLAREQAPNLGIKTLSLESTPNSDGFYTSLGFDRSEQTWPDGSRARWMILR; translated from the coding sequence ATGACTGAACCCAGTCTGTCGCTGATCGCGCCCCACGAGGTTCAGTGGGGCGCCTTCGTGTGTGCAGACGCCCTCATCGAAGCGAGGATCAGCCAGGAGGTGCAGGCAGCCACGCGTGGGCTACGGGCCCTCTATGAACTGAGTGCCGACGGGTTCGTCATTGCCCTGTTCACCGTGCAGGTCGGTGCCCTGCAGGCTGACCACACCGTGCTGGCTGGACTGAGCCCCCAGGAGCCGCTGGCCGTGCCCACCCTGCACATTCCGGTGATCGCGGTGCACCAGAACCATCAGCGGGCCGGTCTCGGCCGGCGACTGATGGAGTTCCTGATCAACCTCGCCAGGGAACAGGCGCCGAACCTCGGCATCAAGACCCTCTCACTGGAGTCGACACCAAACAGTGATGGCTTCTACACCTCACTGGGCTTTGACCGCAGCGAGCAGACCTGGCCAGATGGCTCGCGCGCGCGCTGGATGATTCTCCGTTGA
- a CDS encoding bifunctional metallophosphatase/5'-nucleotidase, whose translation MKRSLTLLLSLSLLGGAATAAPLTVTVLHTDDLHGHLDPVTIGQNKYGGYSRQTTLIRKYTAEDPNPLVLSGGDTFQGTLFYNVYKGLADVLFMNLQGYQAMTVGNHEFDDGPAALAAFVQKAKFPVLASNLDLSAEPLLKDLIKPSAVLSVGGEKVGVIGAVTPDLPLISSPGPNVKMLELMDSLNASVKALQDQGVNKIILASHLGYTLEQQVAGTVPGIDLIVGGHSHTLLGTFENKDFPASEGPYPTVVQNPDGNRTLLVAAWEWGKVLGRIKVNFTDAGAVESWEGNPVPVTSDIAEDDTARRMIATLSVPIANLRAQVVGTAGAPLNGAREIVRRRESTMANVLADAALAAGQKAGAQLAFVNGGGVRSSIDAGPVTFEEAITVQPFGNSLSILDLSGAQIRAALEHGVATWAENKGQFLHLSRGMTYTFDLGRPAGSRVVSVTLNGQPIADATVYKVAMNNFTAGGGDGFTMFKGAPRLDTGTLDVDILVNYLKANPNLAPQPEGRIVIQNEPK comes from the coding sequence ATGAAACGCTCCCTGACCCTGCTGCTGAGCCTCAGCCTGCTCGGAGGCGCCGCGACCGCCGCTCCTCTGACCGTGACCGTGCTGCACACGGACGACCTGCACGGGCACCTCGACCCGGTGACCATCGGGCAGAACAAGTACGGCGGGTACTCGCGGCAGACCACGCTGATCCGCAAGTACACCGCCGAGGATCCCAACCCGCTGGTGCTCTCCGGGGGCGACACCTTCCAGGGCACGCTGTTCTACAACGTCTACAAGGGCCTGGCCGACGTGCTGTTCATGAACCTGCAGGGCTATCAGGCCATGACGGTGGGCAACCACGAGTTCGACGACGGCCCGGCGGCGCTGGCGGCCTTCGTGCAGAAGGCGAAGTTCCCGGTGTTGGCCAGCAACCTCGACCTGAGCGCCGAGCCGCTGCTCAAAGACCTCATCAAGCCCTCTGCGGTGCTCAGCGTCGGCGGGGAGAAGGTCGGCGTGATCGGCGCCGTGACGCCGGATCTGCCGCTGATCTCCTCGCCGGGCCCGAACGTGAAGATGCTGGAGCTGATGGACAGCCTGAACGCCTCGGTAAAGGCGCTGCAGGATCAGGGCGTGAACAAGATCATCCTGGCCTCGCACCTGGGCTACACGCTGGAGCAGCAGGTCGCGGGGACCGTGCCGGGCATCGACCTGATCGTGGGCGGCCACAGCCACACGCTGCTGGGCACCTTCGAGAACAAGGACTTCCCGGCCAGTGAGGGGCCGTACCCGACCGTCGTCCAGAATCCGGACGGCAACCGCACGCTGCTGGTCGCGGCCTGGGAGTGGGGCAAGGTGCTCGGCCGGATCAAGGTGAACTTCACGGACGCGGGCGCGGTGGAAAGCTGGGAAGGCAACCCCGTTCCCGTGACCAGCGACATCGCCGAGGACGACACCGCCCGCCGGATGATCGCCACGCTGTCAGTGCCGATCGCCAACCTGCGCGCCCAGGTCGTGGGCACGGCCGGTGCCCCCCTGAACGGCGCCCGCGAGATCGTCCGCCGGCGGGAGAGCACCATGGCGAACGTGCTGGCCGACGCCGCGCTGGCCGCCGGGCAGAAGGCCGGGGCGCAGCTCGCCTTCGTCAACGGTGGAGGCGTGCGCTCCAGCATCGACGCCGGCCCGGTGACCTTCGAGGAAGCCATCACCGTGCAGCCCTTCGGCAACTCGCTGAGCATCCTCGACCTGAGTGGCGCGCAGATCAGGGCCGCGCTGGAACACGGGGTCGCCACCTGGGCCGAGAACAAGGGCCAGTTCCTGCACCTCTCCAGGGGCATGACCTACACCTTCGACCTGGGCCGGCCCGCGGGCAGCCGCGTGGTGAGCGTCACGCTGAACGGCCAGCCCATCGCGGACGCCACGGTGTACAAGGTCGCCATGAACAACTTCACGGCGGGCGGCGGCGACGGCTTCACGATGTTCAAGGGTGCGCCGCGCCTGGATACGGGCACGCTCGATGTCGACATCCTGGTGAACTATCTGAAGGCCAACCCGAACCTCGCTCCGCAGCCGGAAGGCCGCATCGTCATCCAGAACGAGCCGAAGTAG
- a CDS encoding Hsp20/alpha crystallin family protein → MNEPVLARLQQLMSLREEVETLGGVGPWLPAADWTAEDTHLVLHLDVPGVLPESLELLEEGNTVTVAGERPALERRLQGERPAGTFRRSFSFPDEVLPQTGEAQLQGGVLSVRFQKRHPTIDVNATQADGLDEPGTDEPGDRNPA, encoded by the coding sequence ATGAACGAGCCGGTACTCGCCCGTCTGCAACAACTGATGAGTCTGCGCGAGGAGGTCGAGACGCTCGGCGGCGTCGGCCCCTGGCTGCCCGCCGCCGACTGGACGGCCGAGGATACCCATCTGGTGCTGCATCTGGACGTGCCCGGCGTGCTGCCCGAGAGCCTGGAACTGCTGGAAGAGGGCAACACGGTCACGGTGGCCGGTGAACGTCCGGCGCTGGAACGCCGCCTGCAGGGCGAACGACCGGCCGGCACCTTCCGCCGCAGCTTCAGCTTTCCCGACGAGGTGCTGCCCCAGACCGGCGAGGCGCAGCTGCAGGGCGGCGTGCTCAGCGTGCGGTTCCAGAAGCGTCATCCGACCATCGACGTGAACGCGACCCAGGCCGACGGCCTGGACGAACCTGGCACAGACGAGCCGGGAGACCGGAACCCGGCCTGA
- the miaA gene encoding tRNA (adenosine(37)-N6)-dimethylallyltransferase MiaA: MPPVRRIPILTAPTAAGKSALALQVALERGQAAGLGAALEIVSADAFTVYRGLDIGTAKPTAAERAAVPHHLLDTVEVTQPSDVAQFVQAAETAIRDILNRGRTPLVVGGTGFYLGALLRGLPLTPPSEPARRAEVEWELQERGLDALLAEIAAADPAEAARMERNPRRVVRALELYRATGRLPGHYGRRPPAFGYDVTALTRPPEELGRRIGERTRTMLQAGWPGEAGWLAAQVDPETVPLPTVWQALGYREALAVQRGALDVAQAAERITLATRQYAKRQATFIRTQLGAPLLSPEEARERLLGLTALWRGT, translated from the coding sequence ATGCCGCCTGTGCGCCGCATTCCCATCCTGACCGCCCCCACGGCCGCCGGCAAGTCGGCCCTGGCCCTGCAGGTCGCCCTGGAGCGGGGCCAGGCGGCCGGGCTTGGGGCCGCCCTGGAGATCGTCTCGGCCGACGCCTTCACGGTGTACCGGGGCCTGGACATCGGCACGGCCAAGCCCACGGCCGCCGAGCGCGCGGCGGTGCCCCACCACCTGCTGGACACCGTGGAGGTCACGCAGCCCTCCGATGTGGCCCAGTTCGTGCAGGCCGCCGAAACTGCCATCCGGGACATCCTGAACCGGGGCCGCACGCCCCTGGTGGTGGGCGGCACCGGCTTCTACCTGGGCGCCCTGCTGCGGGGCCTGCCGCTGACCCCGCCCTCGGAGCCCGCCCGCCGGGCCGAGGTCGAGTGGGAACTGCAGGAGCGCGGTCTGGACGCCCTGCTCGCCGAGATCGCGGCCGCCGACCCGGCCGAGGCGGCGCGCATGGAGCGCAATCCCCGGCGGGTGGTGCGGGCGCTGGAACTCTACCGGGCCACCGGCCGGCTGCCCGGCCACTACGGCCGGCGGCCGCCCGCCTTCGGGTACGACGTGACCGCGCTCACACGTCCCCCCGAGGAGCTCGGGCGCCGCATCGGGGAACGAACCCGCACCATGCTCCAGGCGGGCTGGCCAGGGGAGGCCGGGTGGCTGGCCGCTCAGGTCGACCCGGAGACGGTGCCACTGCCGACCGTCTGGCAGGCGCTGGGCTACCGCGAGGCCCTGGCCGTGCAGCGGGGCGCCCTGGACGTGGCCCAGGCGGCGGAGCGGATCACCCTGGCCACCCGGCAGTACGCCAAGCGCCAGGCCACCTTCATCCGCACCCAGCTCGGCGCGCCCCTCCTCAGCCCCGAGGAGGCCCGTGAGCGGCTGCTCGGGCTGACCGCCCTGTGGCGCGGCACTTAA